CTGGCAAAGGGGTGCCTTGGATGTCAGAAGATTGGTGAGGTTGAAGGGATAGCCATTTCCTGGCTACCTTGGTGAAACTTTGCATGTCCAACCCCTGTGCTTACTTGTCTAGTGGCAGAATGGAAAATTTTATGTCAATTGGGGTAGAATTCTGAGAGGAGAGGGCAAGGAATTCAGGGCTGCAGCTGGCAGAGTGGGCTTAGCAGGGTTTCAGCTTCTCCTTGGGGGGCTTGGATTTAGCCAGGCTCCCCAGCACTGTTAGCTTTGCTGTCTCCTCTTACAGAAAATGGGCGTGAACATAACCCGCAGCAACAAGGAGACCGTTAGGCACAGTGATGTCCTGTTCCTGGCTGTGAAGCCACACATCATCCCCTTTGTCCTGGATGAGATTGGGGCCAGTGTACAAGCCAGGCATATTGTGGTCTCCTGTGCAGCCGGTGTCACCATCAGCTCTGTGGAAAAGGTACCCATCTCACTCCTGATGCCCTTTGTGTGAGGAAAGGGTGGCCTGGGAATGGCAACCGAAGGGTGGGTGCTGGTGGGAATTATGGCCCTCTGTCTTGTTGCAGAAGCTGATGGCGTTCCAGGAGGCCCCCAAAGTGATTCGCTGCATGACCAACACACCTGTGGTGGTGCGGGAGGGTGCCACAGTATATGCCACTGGCACCCACGCCCTGGTGGAGGATGGGCAGCTCCTGGAGCAGCTCATGAGCAGTGTGGGCTTCTGCACTGAGGTGGAAGAGGACCTGATCGATGCCATCACGGGCCTTAGCGGCAGTGGACCTGCCTATGTGAGGCCCTATCTGTTCAGTCGACCTTCAGGGAACCTAGGCAGCTAAATGGGCTGGCAGGCAGTCTCAGGCTGGGGGACAGTGCCTACATCTTGGGCATGGCTGACTGATGAAGAAAGCTGACCACTGGAGCTAGTTCCAATCATCACAAAAAATAGACCCTGGGGAGGGCCTTGTGTCTGCTGCCCAGGGCTCAGTGAGTATCTCCACAGGCGTTCATGGCCCTGGATGCATTGGCGGATGGTGGGGTGAAGATGGGTGTGCCACGGCGACTCGCAGTTCGATTAGGAGCCCAGGCCTTACTGGTCAGTGTCTTTTTCCCTGCACATTTGGGACCAGGGTATGCAACGGAGGTTCTTATGGGTCACTGAGCTGGGGATGGCCTGGTTTGGAAGTTGGCATAGGGATTGGCCATGAATAGTGGGTGTGGGGAGGTCTGTCCCACCGTACACCAGCAGTTTTCTACCCTCATGCTCCTTCATGCTGTAGGGCGCTGCCAAGATGCTACTGGATTCAGAGGACCATCCAGGCCAGCTCAAGGACAATGTGTGCTCCCCTGGCGGGGCTACCATCCATGCCCTGCACTTCCTAGAGAGTGGGGGCTTCCGCTCTCTGCTTATCAATGCAGTTGAGGCTTCCTGTATCCGAACACGGTGGGTATGTCTTGCTGTCCTCTGCCCCAGGCGCTCCACTCCCAGCCTACCCTggacagggctgggctgggctggactGCATCTTGCAGTCCTTCTGTCTTAGGTCTCATCAGCAGTGCCAGAATGCACTTATTAGACCATGACTTATTAGACTTAGCCAAGTGTCTGCAGGCCTCACTTCACTTAATTCTTACCACAGTTTGATAACTGGGATTAACTTTGATTTATAGATGGGAAAGTTTAAGATCAAACAGCTAATAAGTGATGGGGGCAGTATTCAGCTTCatctctgactttttaaaaaatgtctagttctttttagttatacatgacagtagaatgtattttgacatattatacatacatggaatataactccctgttcttgtggttgtgcatgtgGTTGTGCATGACTTGGGGTTTTACtcgttatgtattcatatatgaatacttttgattcattctactgtctttcctatttccatctcccttcccttctttgccctttgtctaatccaatgaacttctattcttccctcacttaccccttattgtgtgtgagcatccccatatcagagagaatattcagcctttggtttttttggaattggcttatttcctttagcatgatagtctccagtcaTTTctgactcttttttattttaatttttttttaagatgttgatggacctttatttcattcatttatttatatgtggtgctgagaatcgaactcagtgccttacacacgctgggcaggtgctctactactgagccacaaccacagccccatcTGTGATTCTTAAGCCCTGTAATTTTTCACACTTTCTCCCTCCCCATATGGTCATAGATACCACTGGAGTGCTATGTTTAGCTTGGATCAAATGAGGTAAATAAGACAAACCCCTACTTAGTTAAGAGGCTGAGGGgagcatttggtttagggttctaATATTTGGTTTATCAAATTTTGGGTCTGAGACTCTATGGATAGGGAAGATTTCATAAAGCTCTTGCTCTAAGATTTATTGCCTTCTTTCAACCCTTTTGGGATTTTGTCTGCAGAGAGCTGCAGTCCATGGCTGACAAAGAAAAGATCTCTCCGGCTGCCGTTAAGAAGACCCTCCTAGACAGAGTGAAGCTGGAGTCTTCCACAGTGTCCACACAGACCCCCTCCAGCCCAGGAAAGCTCCTGACAAGAAGCCCGGCCCTGGGAGGCAAGAAGGACTAAGGCATCATCTGCCTTCATCTCTGTGATCCCAGAGCTTACCCGACGGATCTTGACCCCTATttcctcctccagctgcagggAGGGGCCAGCTCAGGTGGTTTCAGGTCCC
The sequence above is drawn from the Urocitellus parryii isolate mUroPar1 chromosome 9, mUroPar1.hap1, whole genome shotgun sequence genome and encodes:
- the Pycr2 gene encoding pyrroline-5-carboxylate reductase 2; translated protein: MSVGFIGAGQLTCALARGFTAAGILSAHKIIASSPEMDLPTVSVLRKMGVNITRSNKETVRHSDVLFLAVKPHIIPFVLDEIGASVQARHIVVSCAAGVTISSVEKKLMAFQEAPKVIRCMTNTPVVVREGATVYATGTHALVEDGQLLEQLMSSVGFCTEVEEDLIDAITGLSGSGPAYAFMALDALADGGVKMGVPRRLAVRLGAQALLGAAKMLLDSEDHPGQLKDNVCSPGGATIHALHFLESGGFRSLLINAVEASCIRTRELQSMADKEKISPAAVKKTLLDRVKLESSTVSTQTPSSPGKLLTRSPALGGKKD